One Antarctobacter heliothermus DNA segment encodes these proteins:
- a CDS encoding Hint domain-containing protein codes for MATYTVTNFNWNSASFWNGISHGGSGHTLDFSNLGPGFSVDYNTISGEVQISNGSTTYTIGDRFHSGFSNTDLGGNTLFEFFTTVRLPDGSDFYAGSDRNENIDLGGGNDTVFTSDGTDTVTGIDGGDFVNLGDGDENVSATGGKNTVMGGDGDDTLTSDAGSDELQGGSGADVIDALGGDNTIDGGTGADSITTGAGADLITGGSGRDTIDAGGGNDTIFGDSEDVGVSSGTLSDFDFDTISETGDAGTGIIGSYAVYDNIGVTDEGMVVQARLTVLDADDPNIQIEFNTNSVYINRDGEADAGTGVTLGFEFFDQATGEPIKITGSFTFQDIDTTSESVTAQSADVVSVGLASAPTTNLNATDTGEELGAQSDNTSSGNADQNHWAQFTYSDQQRLVFEVTSRGAGTNYAFSTNGFSNPPTVINATPESQDDLIFGGAGDDLIDGMAGSDTIDGGADNDTLQGGDGIDSLLGGSGDDSLDGGAEGDVMRGGDGADTLNAVTGADTVFGDADNDRILLEGSDVDRVVTGGETVTTGTDFDVLDFSNESDAGDTISVTFSGDEAGTVSISGQTVTFSEIEGIEATQGNDQIDATANTTGVYLDGNAGDDTLHYGQGSSTVYGGDGNDLIDDEAAVQHTGDDYLDGGSGNDTIYAGLGNDTVTGGADNDTIYGEGGADELDGGSGDDYIVGAGDAETITGGTGNDTIVSGGGADVLSGGADADLLSMGNGFGSDTITGGEAGTDNDVIDMQAVTDGVTVDMTGSDPEAGTISDGTDTLRYSEIETIHLGTGRDTVILGGGDSQSISGFDTTDSGDGAALDQLDVSGMLDGSGNPVSTEDVAVSDTNGDGSGDAILTFPDGTILTLIGVPPSAVTTAAQLEAIGVPPAVSDDFIVSGTAGDDTINTAYTDDPDGDLIDNSDYPVNSNDDIVQAGAGDDVIDAGAGNDTVFGEGGDDEIFLDVQLDNDSIVGGETDETQGDRINFSTISDDITIVYTGEETGTLTDGVNTTTFEEIERFQMGTGNDSVVGSSGAEHIIGNYGDDTILGGGGDDTIFSGFDDDSVSGGTGNDSLLTSSGADTVDGGAGDDIIDVGAGDGEQDVVVLADGSGDDTISSFEAPTDLGGGAFSGNDLLDVSALNDLDGNPVTTGDVTVTDTAGDRSGHAVLSFPNGESITLVGVSITEVQTPAQLNAMGIPLSPGDFIVEGTAADDVIGAIYADDPNDDFVDNSDGIGGSQDDTILGYGGDDTVQAGLGDDSVLGGTGDDSLEGASGADTLDGGDGADVLLGGTDGDLLIGGADADTVVLETGFGADTIVGGETTTTGTDNDTLDASSLPGSVTVTYTGDEAGTITDGTDSAGFSEIETLTLGGGDDSVDGSADSAGLAVFAGGGGDSLTGGSGDDTLDGGTGSDSLTGGAGADLLIGGDGADTINAGSGDAAEGGDGDDVFNVGAGDVTGADLKLAGGETGETGGDTLNITGPAVVTMTGAESGTVEWADGSTLTFSEIENVNYTPCFTPGTKIKTTSGEVDAGEITRGDRVLTRDNGYKRVLWAGAKSLTGAELAAYPDLRPIRIVAGALGRGVPERDMLVSPQHRVVMGGATVELLFGEDEVLVAASHLVGRPGVTRECPCDGITYVHFMFNAHELVMSDGAWTESFQPGDQSLAGLETAQRKELLALFPELSNAPGRDAYTAARASLKADQARILLAA; via the coding sequence ATGGCGACATATACGGTCACGAATTTCAATTGGAATTCCGCGTCTTTCTGGAACGGCATCTCGCACGGAGGGTCCGGTCACACACTGGATTTCTCTAACCTTGGACCGGGCTTTTCGGTCGACTACAACACCATCTCCGGCGAGGTGCAAATCTCGAACGGATCGACAACCTATACAATCGGCGACCGGTTTCACAGCGGATTCAGCAATACGGATCTGGGCGGCAACACGTTGTTTGAGTTTTTCACCACCGTGCGCTTGCCTGACGGATCTGATTTCTATGCGGGCAGCGACCGCAACGAAAATATCGACCTTGGAGGCGGCAACGACACCGTTTTCACTTCGGACGGCACCGACACTGTTACCGGAATTGATGGCGGTGATTTCGTCAATCTCGGCGACGGCGACGAAAACGTCTCTGCCACAGGCGGCAAAAATACGGTCATGGGCGGCGATGGCGACGATACGTTGACCTCAGACGCCGGGTCAGACGAACTGCAGGGCGGCTCGGGTGCGGACGTGATCGACGCCCTTGGTGGCGACAACACAATCGACGGCGGCACCGGCGCAGACAGCATCACAACCGGCGCGGGCGCGGATCTAATCACTGGTGGATCAGGTCGGGACACGATCGACGCCGGTGGCGGCAACGACACGATCTTTGGCGACAGTGAAGACGTTGGTGTCAGTTCCGGCACGCTGTCTGATTTCGACTTTGACACGATCAGCGAAACTGGGGATGCGGGCACCGGAATCATCGGTTCTTACGCAGTCTACGACAACATCGGCGTCACCGATGAAGGCATGGTGGTACAGGCCCGACTGACCGTTCTCGACGCCGACGATCCGAACATCCAGATCGAATTCAACACCAACTCTGTCTACATCAACCGCGACGGAGAGGCCGACGCAGGCACCGGGGTTACACTGGGGTTCGAATTCTTTGATCAGGCGACCGGCGAGCCGATCAAGATCACCGGCTCTTTCACCTTCCAGGACATCGACACCACCTCTGAAAGCGTCACTGCACAAAGCGCCGATGTCGTCAGCGTCGGCCTTGCCTCTGCGCCGACCACCAATCTCAATGCCACCGACACAGGTGAGGAGTTGGGCGCGCAGTCCGACAACACCAGTTCGGGCAACGCCGACCAGAACCATTGGGCGCAGTTTACCTATTCCGATCAGCAGCGGCTGGTTTTTGAGGTCACGTCGCGCGGCGCCGGCACCAACTACGCCTTTTCAACAAACGGGTTTTCCAACCCGCCCACAGTGATCAACGCCACCCCCGAAAGCCAGGACGACCTAATCTTTGGCGGCGCGGGTGATGATCTCATCGACGGCATGGCGGGCAGTGACACCATCGACGGTGGGGCGGACAACGACACGCTGCAGGGCGGCGACGGTATCGACTCTCTTCTGGGCGGGTCGGGCGACGATTCCCTTGACGGCGGGGCCGAAGGTGACGTTATGCGCGGCGGCGATGGGGCCGACACGCTGAACGCAGTGACCGGGGCCGATACAGTCTTTGGCGACGCCGACAATGACCGGATTCTGCTGGAAGGCTCGGATGTTGATCGCGTCGTGACAGGTGGCGAAACAGTCACCACCGGCACCGATTTCGACGTCCTCGACTTTTCCAACGAGAGCGATGCGGGCGATACAATCTCTGTCACTTTCAGTGGCGACGAGGCGGGCACCGTTTCGATTAGTGGCCAAACTGTGACCTTTTCCGAGATCGAAGGTATCGAGGCGACCCAAGGCAATGACCAAATCGACGCCACAGCCAACACGACAGGCGTCTATCTGGACGGCAATGCAGGCGACGACACACTGCACTACGGTCAGGGGTCCAGCACAGTCTATGGTGGCGACGGCAACGACCTGATCGACGATGAGGCCGCCGTTCAGCACACCGGCGACGACTATCTGGATGGCGGTTCCGGGAACGACACGATCTATGCCGGGCTGGGCAATGACACCGTCACTGGCGGAGCAGACAACGACACGATCTATGGCGAGGGCGGTGCCGACGAACTGGATGGCGGCAGCGGCGACGACTACATCGTCGGCGCGGGCGATGCCGAGACGATCACCGGCGGCACTGGAAATGACACCATCGTTTCCGGCGGAGGCGCGGATGTTCTGTCAGGCGGGGCCGATGCGGACCTGTTAAGCATGGGCAACGGGTTTGGCAGCGACACCATTACCGGCGGTGAGGCAGGCACCGACAACGATGTGATCGACATGCAGGCCGTCACCGACGGCGTGACCGTCGACATGACCGGCAGCGACCCCGAGGCAGGCACCATCTCAGATGGCACCGATACGTTGCGCTACTCCGAGATCGAGACGATCCATCTGGGCACCGGCCGCGACACCGTGATCCTGGGCGGCGGCGACAGCCAATCGATATCCGGGTTCGACACCACGGATTCGGGAGACGGAGCGGCACTGGACCAACTTGACGTCTCCGGGATGCTGGACGGATCCGGCAACCCCGTCTCGACAGAGGATGTGGCCGTCTCGGACACCAATGGCGACGGCAGCGGCGATGCAATCCTGACCTTCCCGGACGGCACGATCCTGACCCTGATCGGCGTGCCCCCTTCGGCGGTCACGACTGCCGCCCAGTTGGAAGCGATCGGCGTGCCGCCTGCAGTCTCGGACGATTTCATCGTTTCGGGAACCGCTGGCGACGACACCATCAACACCGCCTACACCGACGACCCGGACGGCGACCTGATCGACAACTCCGATTACCCGGTGAACTCCAACGACGACATTGTGCAGGCGGGTGCAGGCGACGATGTGATCGACGCAGGTGCCGGAAACGATACGGTGTTCGGCGAAGGTGGCGACGACGAGATTTTTCTGGACGTCCAACTGGACAATGACAGCATCGTCGGCGGCGAAACCGACGAGACCCAAGGCGACCGGATCAACTTTTCCACCATCTCGGACGACATCACCATCGTCTATACGGGCGAGGAAACCGGCACGCTGACCGACGGGGTCAACACCACAACATTCGAGGAAATCGAACGCTTTCAGATGGGCACCGGCAACGACAGCGTTGTCGGCTCTTCTGGCGCGGAACACATCATCGGCAACTACGGTGATGACACGATCCTTGGTGGCGGCGGCGACGACACGATTTTCTCTGGCTTTGACGATGACAGCGTCTCGGGCGGCACGGGCAACGATAGCCTGCTGACCTCTTCGGGCGCGGACACGGTCGACGGCGGCGCAGGAGACGATATCATCGACGTCGGCGCGGGCGACGGTGAACAAGACGTTGTTGTATTGGCAGACGGATCCGGCGACGACACGATCTCCAGCTTTGAGGCCCCCACAGACCTTGGTGGCGGTGCCTTTTCGGGCAACGACCTGCTGGACGTCAGCGCACTGAACGATCTAGATGGCAACCCGGTCACGACCGGGGATGTCACCGTCACTGACACCGCAGGCGACAGATCAGGCCACGCGGTCCTGTCCTTTCCCAACGGCGAATCCATCACACTTGTCGGCGTTTCGATCACCGAGGTGCAAACTCCCGCACAGCTGAATGCCATGGGAATCCCGCTCAGCCCCGGTGATTTCATCGTCGAGGGAACTGCAGCGGACGACGTTATCGGCGCGATCTACGCAGACGACCCCAACGACGATTTCGTCGACAATAGCGACGGCATTGGCGGCAGTCAGGATGACACCATCCTTGGCTACGGCGGCGATGACACCGTACAGGCGGGTCTTGGTGACGACAGCGTTCTTGGCGGCACCGGCGACGATTCTCTGGAAGGGGCCAGTGGCGCGGACACGCTTGACGGCGGCGACGGCGCGGATGTTCTGTTGGGAGGAACCGACGGCGACCTGCTCATCGGCGGCGCGGACGCCGACACCGTAGTGCTGGAAACCGGCTTTGGCGCGGACACCATCGTCGGCGGCGAAACCACCACGACCGGTACGGACAACGACACACTGGATGCCTCATCCCTGCCCGGCTCGGTCACGGTCACCTATACCGGCGACGAGGCCGGAACGATCACCGATGGCACCGACAGCGCAGGTTTCTCAGAGATCGAGACCCTGACACTGGGCGGCGGTGACGACAGCGTCGATGGCAGCGCCGATAGCGCAGGATTGGCGGTCTTTGCTGGCGGTGGCGGCGACAGCCTGACCGGTGGCTCGGGCGACGACACGCTGGACGGCGGCACGGGGAGCGACAGTCTGACCGGCGGCGCGGGCGCGGACCTGCTGATCGGCGGCGACGGCGCAGACACGATCAATGCCGGGTCAGGCGATGCCGCCGAGGGTGGCGATGGCGACGACGTTTTCAACGTCGGCGCGGGCGATGTGACCGGTGCCGACCTAAAACTGGCGGGCGGCGAAACCGGCGAGACCGGCGGCGACACACTGAACATCACCGGACCGGCGGTCGTCACCATGACCGGCGCGGAATCCGGCACTGTCGAGTGGGCCGACGGGTCCACGCTCACCTTCTCTGAAATCGAAAACGTCAACTACACCCCCTGCTTTACCCCCGGCACGAAAATCAAGACCACCAGCGGAGAGGTCGATGCAGGTGAGATCACGCGCGGCGACCGGGTGCTGACCCGCGACAATGGGTACAAGCGGGTGCTTTGGGCCGGGGCAAAGTCGCTGACTGGCGCGGAACTGGCTGCATACCCTGACCTGCGCCCAATCCGCATCGTTGCGGGGGCGCTGGGACGTGGCGTGCCGGAACGTGACATGCTGGTCTCACCCCAGCACCGGGTTGTCATGGGCGGAGCCACAGTGGAACTGTTGTTCGGCGAAGATGAGGTTCTTGTCGCGGCGAGCCACCTTGTTGGTCGTCCGGGCGTCACCCGCGAATGTCCGTGCGATGGCATCACCTATGTGCATTTCATGTTCAACGCGCATGAACTGGTGATGTCGGACGGTGCGTGGACAGAAAGTTTTCAGCCGGGCGACCAGTCGCTTGCAGGTCTGGAAACGGCGCAGCGTAAGGAATTGCTGGCCCTGTTTCCGGAACTGTCCAATGCCCCGGGCCGGGACGCCTATACCGCCGCCCGTGCTTCGCTGAAGGCTGATCAGGCGCGGATTCTGCTGGCGGCATAA
- a CDS encoding transcriptional regulator, with protein sequence MNQTHANKITISVLGPFQVRDGDGVVLPLKGAKNQALLAMLALSPDMSRPRRWLEDKLWSTFGPEQASANLRQALSKLRSALGPSADTLCADRSSVSLDPRGVTVDLLEEVVPEDDRIELLQGIDVRDPEFEDWLRQERAALLSKLAKASPSDSRGILINCRALTEDPGRERMLGEVLSNQIGENIAEQVRAWRQSECDGPLPEGAPTSDVQVSTQLIPNGDGGHALFIKATHQPSARILYSKLQQLDRLEDILTAEIAVSRTVFEAADQIIGKLPHVLEKDRPETRSTALSRLGLYRMFSFEKDALREAYGLMDQAFKRDQNGIYLAWASMIRLTQMIEMAEADQQPLLDEAVELHYRAMELAPDNVLVHAIVSKVRGTALGDTAGVLDLAQNAVERNPASAFAWKSLSEALILSGDLDGAFTASARACLIARTSPFKHFWDTGHCIVAVACNRPQEAIEAGEAAVRSAPLSRPAHRHLLALYALEGQLDKAQAVAEKLAKIEPGFSLDRLVNDDSYPVRTLRNKGMLEPIRALL encoded by the coding sequence ATGAACCAGACGCACGCCAACAAGATCACTATTTCCGTGCTCGGCCCCTTTCAGGTCCGGGATGGAGATGGCGTCGTCTTGCCGCTCAAGGGGGCCAAGAACCAGGCGCTTTTGGCGATGCTGGCGCTCAGCCCCGACATGTCCCGACCACGGCGCTGGCTAGAAGACAAGCTGTGGTCGACATTTGGCCCCGAACAGGCCAGCGCGAACTTGCGTCAGGCCCTGTCGAAATTGCGCAGCGCGTTGGGGCCTTCTGCCGACACCTTGTGCGCCGACCGCAGCAGCGTTTCGTTGGATCCCCGCGGCGTGACTGTCGACCTGCTGGAAGAAGTGGTGCCAGAAGACGACCGGATTGAACTGTTGCAGGGCATTGATGTGCGCGATCCTGAATTCGAGGATTGGCTGCGGCAGGAACGCGCGGCCCTACTGTCCAAGCTCGCCAAAGCCAGCCCGTCGGACAGCCGTGGCATCCTGATCAACTGCCGCGCTCTCACCGAGGACCCGGGGCGGGAAAGGATGCTGGGGGAGGTGCTATCCAACCAGATCGGCGAAAACATCGCCGAACAGGTTCGCGCATGGCGTCAATCCGAATGCGACGGCCCCTTGCCCGAAGGGGCTCCCACAAGCGACGTTCAGGTCAGCACGCAGTTGATCCCGAACGGCGACGGCGGGCACGCGCTATTTATCAAGGCGACCCACCAGCCCAGTGCCCGCATCCTGTATTCGAAACTGCAACAGCTTGACCGGCTGGAGGACATCCTGACGGCAGAAATCGCGGTGTCTCGCACCGTCTTCGAGGCTGCTGACCAGATTATCGGAAAACTGCCACATGTACTGGAAAAGGATCGTCCAGAAACCAGATCCACGGCGCTGTCCCGGCTGGGTTTGTACCGCATGTTCTCTTTTGAGAAAGACGCGCTGCGCGAGGCGTATGGCCTGATGGATCAGGCGTTCAAGCGCGATCAGAACGGCATCTATCTTGCTTGGGCCAGCATGATCCGCCTGACACAGATGATCGAAATGGCTGAAGCCGATCAACAACCGCTTTTGGATGAGGCTGTTGAACTGCACTACAGGGCGATGGAACTGGCCCCTGACAACGTGTTGGTACACGCTATTGTATCCAAGGTGCGCGGCACTGCGTTGGGGGATACTGCGGGGGTTCTGGACCTTGCCCAGAACGCGGTCGAACGCAATCCGGCAAGTGCCTTTGCCTGGAAATCCCTCTCCGAGGCCTTGATCCTTTCGGGCGATCTGGACGGCGCATTTACGGCCTCGGCCCGGGCCTGCCTGATTGCGCGGACTTCACCTTTCAAACATTTCTGGGATACGGGGCATTGCATCGTGGCCGTTGCCTGCAATCGTCCGCAAGAGGCAATAGAGGCGGGAGAGGCTGCTGTCCGGTCAGCGCCACTGTCGCGGCCCGCGCATCGTCATTTGCTGGCGCTTTACGCGCTTGAAGGGCAGTTGGACAAGGCGCAAGCAGTGGCCGAGAAACTGGCCAAGATCGAACCCGGCTTTTCCCTCGACCGACTGGTGAACGATGACAGCTACCCGGTTCGGACCCTACGCAACAAAGGTATGCTAGAGCCGATCCGCGCCCTGCTTTAA
- a CDS encoding phosphatase PAP2 family protein translates to MGYWDGSADRTPKQDGRSGWDALRAMATGPRRGLMDACLHGMFGVTLEARAKDKPATGTVALNGATLVTLEAPTSAFLADEQLPYLRTYADLRGDRLNEIIMQTGDIQSFFGLVGYMSPDATKWSLALNQAMLRLCTMIEMPLKHGFDVARPIAMSRKVQPMIQTPGHGAWPSGHATEAFACATLLSRLFLNAPVDPVEQVKAGNELYRHAERIAMNRTVAGVHFPTDSMAGAVLGVTVAEALINLLDGAPQTRTRVFHGSVYDGDFSLGRMVQALDTPTEIKTGTLSLTPGMVPGWLAKMWDEAKDEW, encoded by the coding sequence GTGGGCTATTGGGACGGTTCGGCCGACAGAACGCCCAAACAGGACGGTCGCAGCGGGTGGGATGCCTTGCGGGCGATGGCGACGGGTCCGCGACGTGGCCTGATGGATGCCTGCCTGCACGGAATGTTCGGCGTAACCCTAGAGGCGAGGGCCAAGGACAAGCCGGCAACCGGAACGGTGGCGCTGAACGGCGCGACATTGGTCACACTGGAGGCCCCAACCAGCGCATTTCTTGCGGACGAGCAATTGCCCTATCTGCGCACCTACGCCGATTTGCGCGGCGACCGTCTGAATGAGATCATCATGCAGACCGGTGACATCCAGAGCTTTTTTGGCCTTGTCGGATACATGTCACCCGACGCGACGAAATGGAGCCTCGCGCTCAATCAAGCAATGCTGCGGCTGTGTACGATGATCGAGATGCCGTTGAAGCACGGCTTTGACGTGGCGCGGCCCATCGCGATGTCGCGCAAGGTGCAACCGATGATCCAGACACCTGGCCACGGTGCCTGGCCCTCGGGTCACGCGACAGAGGCGTTTGCCTGTGCGACGTTGTTGTCGCGACTGTTCCTGAACGCGCCGGTCGACCCTGTAGAACAAGTCAAGGCAGGCAACGAACTGTACCGCCATGCTGAACGGATCGCGATGAACCGCACTGTCGCGGGTGTGCATTTCCCAACGGACAGCATGGCCGGGGCCGTTCTGGGGGTGACCGTCGCCGAGGCGTTGATCAATCTGCTGGACGGTGCCCCGCAAACCCGCACGCGGGTTTTTCATGGTTCCGTATATGACGGCGACTTCAGCCTTGGACGCATGGTGCAAGCACTGGATACACCGACTGAGATCAAGACCGGCACGCTGTCCCTGACGCCCGGCATGGTGCCCGGATGGTTGGCCAAGATGTGGGATGAGGCCAAGGACGAATGGTAA
- a CDS encoding DUF1194 domain-containing protein — translation MRWMIFFGLFWTGVAAAQDTDLELVLLADASGSIDQREIAFQRQGYAAAITDPEVLAAISNTAYGSIAVIYVEWAANQVVVADWTLIDGAEAAAGFAATLTAKPRQAYGRNAIGAALVEALRLMDTNDFDGWRRVIDFSGDSVNSYYGPSIEEARAQVLAAGVTINALPILRPDDPGRAHGGLEARYEQMIIGGPGAFVVTAETRETFAEAVKRKLILEISGTLPARTAARR, via the coding sequence ATGCGCTGGATGATCTTTTTCGGCCTGTTCTGGACTGGGGTGGCCGCGGCCCAGGACACGGACCTTGAACTTGTGTTGCTGGCCGATGCCTCGGGCAGCATCGACCAGCGCGAGATTGCGTTTCAGCGCCAGGGCTATGCCGCCGCCATCACAGACCCCGAGGTGTTGGCCGCCATTTCCAACACCGCCTATGGCAGCATTGCGGTCATCTATGTGGAATGGGCCGCCAATCAGGTTGTCGTCGCCGACTGGACGCTGATCGATGGGGCCGAAGCCGCCGCCGGTTTTGCTGCCACTCTGACCGCGAAACCACGCCAAGCCTATGGGCGCAACGCGATTGGGGCGGCCCTTGTCGAGGCGTTACGACTGATGGACACAAATGACTTCGACGGTTGGCGCCGAGTGATCGATTTTTCCGGCGACAGCGTCAATTCCTACTACGGCCCATCTATCGAAGAGGCCCGCGCGCAGGTGCTGGCCGCCGGGGTCACCATCAACGCCCTGCCAATTCTGCGCCCCGATGACCCGGGGCGTGCGCATGGCGGGCTGGAGGCGCGTTATGAGCAGATGATCATTGGCGGCCCCGGCGCATTTGTCGTGACAGCAGAAACACGCGAGACCTTTGCCGAGGCGGTCAAGCGCAAGCTCATCCTCGAAATCTCAGGCACCCTGCCTGCCCGGACCGCCGCCCGTCGCTGA
- a CDS encoding c-type cytochrome: protein MIARLAALCLLAAPAVAQDADIGRSHYFTHCATCHGLEGSGDGPMAGVLTISPADLTELSIRNGGVFPLVRVVERIDGRDPLVAHGSPMPVYGGYFESSFDVPVKAPSGQPILTSQPVVDLVAYLREIQRIE from the coding sequence ATGATCGCCCGCCTTGCCGCGCTTTGTCTTTTGGCTGCACCCGCCGTTGCGCAGGATGCGGACATTGGCCGGTCGCATTACTTTACCCATTGCGCCACCTGTCATGGGCTGGAAGGCAGCGGAGACGGGCCGATGGCCGGGGTTCTGACGATTTCGCCTGCCGATCTGACTGAATTGTCGATTCGAAACGGCGGTGTCTTTCCCTTGGTCCGGGTGGTCGAGCGTATTGACGGGCGCGATCCGCTGGTGGCGCATGGCTCGCCCATGCCGGTCTACGGCGGGTATTTCGAAAGCAGCTTTGACGTGCCGGTGAAAGCGCCGTCGGGACAGCCCATCCTGACCTCGCAACCAGTGGTCGATCTGGTGGCGTACCTGCGTGAGATCCAGCGGATCGAATGA